TCTCATCAGCTTGTTCAAAGAGTTGCCAGCAATTGTCCACTTGATGTTttttctgctgttcagtcatcaatTAAGGAAACAGACTTTGCTACAACTCGATGCATGTACAATTTttgtcaaaatgtcatggcatgatccaatcgagatgctaaccctttctgcaagttctctgagtCAATTGGttatttgcatgcaccagatcattgattttctgaatgtgtgtgtcatcagttgaagtgaAAGGCCTTCTTTGTCGAGGGCCATCTTCAATTGACCGACGAAAACTtattaaatcgtgaaaaccatttgcAGCATTGCATAAGACCAGAGCATCATCTTCGTAAGTTTgatttcaaaacttgaaaagtttctgtgaatgTTTTCCCCAGTTTCTCATAAGTTTACGTTATATGATTACTcccaaaaaatacattacaaaattcgCTACTGACACTTAAACATGTtggacttaaataaaaatataaaaataacacaaacatgtcaacaatccaagaacatgtggttacagaggaggtaatgtggaacacaatgctgccaactgcacgtcactaaataactctgttggtgcataattaaaaacgttcggtctttttttgaataaaccgcatatttttaaaataataatagacatatttaaaatgtggtaaaaaaatgtagtattaaatttttctgtttatttatagaatatcatggttataaatttataaatttcataacgttcaaattcatttttttgtctcTGTGGACACTACCAGGTGAATATTCATCTTGATGAATCTGTGTGTATGAGATCATTAGAATTTACTATTTGTTGAAAAGTAAAGAAGGGTAAATCTTTATTGTATCTTTGTTTATAGCTACTTCCCATTTTACTGATAAACTAAACTGTGCAGTTACAGCAGTTCAGATTGTTgggatattttgttgtttattgttcTGAAAGCCATAATGTATCCAGAATCTTTAGATTTGTGAACTATTTTCTCTGGAACAAAACTTAGATTAAAGTATTCAACAAACAATTTCCAAACCAAATAAGAACATCATTAACAAATCCATACGCTGTACcctaacacaaaaaaatgtttcccaAAACTAACTCATCCTGAACCCCCttcctttagaaaaatatttcttcttttcctttaaGCCTTTCCAAAAATACTCAAAACACAACATTTCTAAATGTCCTGACACAAATCACTAAAACGGCTCTGCCTACAAACTTGCCCAATACATGAAAAGGTTATCAGAAAATTCATAAACGTAAATATTAGCACACACAAAAAGCAGCACAAACCTTCTATAGAAAGTAAAGAAATCAACAAAGCCCAGCATTAGTTTACACTTAAAACATTAGCATCATTTGACATTAACAAGCCAATAACAGAAACATTCACAATGATTTCAAACTAAAACACAACAAAGTACCAAAGAGcacatcaaagaaataataagCAAACTAAAAGTTATTTCATGACAAAATGACCTTAcactcataaataaatataacacataATGCTGATCTTGCAAAATACAATACTACAAACTGATATTTTAGCATACTTTACTGACActcctacacaaaataaaaataaatcttaacaaaacaaaaaatacattatattaatatttgcaaaCAACGATTAGGAAAAAGTAgcttacagatttaaaaaaaaatcttggcaTAGTGTAGCCTTCAAAATAACCAACACCAATCATTACACacaaaacaataaccaaaatcaCCAGGACAAAACAAAGATAATTCCCCAAGATTgtataaactgaattattttgaCCACACAATGTTAGACATTGGTCAAATAAATGTACCTTTCAACAAGGAAATAATTAATCCCTAACAGTCCTCCAAAGCAACATTCACCAACAGTTTTTGCAGAAATAATCACCACtgattaaaaggattaaaaaaggaTTACCTCTTTACATAATTGagcattatgaaatatattaacaatCAACAGTTAATTCAATTAACACTTGTTTGGACCATATTCTAACTATGTCAGCAATATCAGGTAATGCTAGGTTGAGCACCATTTGCTGAAAATGTCATAATGGTGATAGGtcctaatgaaaaataattaaaacaaaaaaatgtacatatatgaaattactttattttatctactataaaaatgaagttagtatgaaataaaaatacagtaaaatctaaataataggTAATTAGTATGGACGCATTCTTCTCATCATTGGTGGAGGAACACGACTCGGTGGTGTAATACAGACGTCTAAATAATCACCAAtagtaaatctgaaaaaaaataagtttcaagaTTTCTATAAGTTAAaagtaaagattaataattaatcaattaataactaCAGTTAATCTgggataattaaaatttgataattctatataaaaaaatagaaacaaaaatatttagcatTATATTGCAATAATAACAGCAAGGATACAAATTTGgacctttaaatatttattttttaaatattatgtacagcAGATATTGTCTTTTACTGGAAGCAAGAGGAACTGGTAGATTGtatgaaagaaaaaagtgaacATAAACAGAAGGGAAAAGGTAGTAAAGAACTTAAGTCAAGGATATGCTCTGTTCTGGAATGGTGGGCAAAAGGCAAAAAATGTTGTTAGTTTTATTGTGGGGTAAGGAGGTAAAGAAATGCAATAGATACATAGATAGAGTGGAGGCAATAGTTGATAGAATTATACGGTTAAGGCCAAAGATTGGAGGTAAGATCTGGGATATCATACAAGTGTATGAATCCCATTTGTAAGAAATGTTATAGAACAATTCTTAAAGAAACTGGAAAGCTGCATACAGACAGTAATAATAGGAAGACATGAATGCACAGGTGGGAaaagaaaggaatgaaagagaggagGAAATGGGACGACATGGAAGTGGAAGAAATGGGGGAAGGTGAAATAATGATTCAGTTATGTGAATGGAATAACTTCATAAAGGATAATTCATGTCtgataagaaaaatagaaagattacAACATATGAATGGGGAGAAAATCTGTAACTGACTACATGTTAGTGGAAAGAGAGAAATAAGGCAGGAACTTATCGATGTGAAGATGGTGAATGAAGAAATAGTGGTTGGAGGAGATCAAGGGTAGTAATGCCTAAGCTTAGATTTAGAAAAATTCCCAGTGTGAAGATTATGagggaaagaaaaattaaactaggGTGAACCACCctgtgtgtatataatatatacacacataatatatatatatttacattcaaaAGCAAAACAAAACTCAGCACAATTCACGAATGATTCCTCTTATTGATTCTGTGGTGGACTGTgctgttttgtttatgtttttgaatTGATTACTACAGAGGAAGATATGAACAACAAAAAAgggaatttattttactaaatgcaGTAGACAGAGATTATTCctttaaaaatggtatttttttaaatacataactgagcagaagaaaaataaaatatttaatatagttaaaaataaaaatatttttactttctaaacactaaaaaaatggatttaatttgtttttaattaattaaaactgaaatgatcttaagattcaatttaaaaaataaaaccaacaatttgtaattatttatttagaaactaaCTATTAACACATATTCTTGAATAACTATAACAAACTTTATTCCCAGAAAtcaaagaatcaaaatataaaacattattttaaataattgagcaCAGGACATTCCATGTCAGATTCTTGTAAACAATAAGCATCAGGTTAGtgactttatttttaaaggaagtgatggtatttaaatgttatataaagtggaaatattaattaacctttattataaagaaatattaaagtgGAAATATTAATTACCTTAATTGAGATAGAGTTTTAGAATCATATGGTCCTTTCTGTCCAGAAACTGTTGTACCAATTTCACGAAAACGATATCCTGATGTAGCTGGATTTGGAAATACAAGTGAGAAATCAAATGTAGTGCCCTTTCTTCTAGCTTCAGGATTCACTTCTTTAACAAGACTAGTTAATTCACGAAGTGTAGCATCCAtcctttcaacaaaataatataaaataatagtaggaactatttcatttaagagttatcattacattttactcataatcattatatttatcataaaataataatcatattaattatacatgacaaagatattttaatatttacatatccATGAtcagatgtatatatataaacaacttaGTTTATAAATACACTAGGAAGGCAATTGCTTCAGTATATCTGTCaactataaaatatgaaaacttttgtcaatatcaaaattgtattaataataagtcTATCAGCAGCTTTTCATCCTACTCAtctagtaatagtaataatttttcttaaaatttaactaaaatgtaTATACTAATCACCGAACGCAATATATGAATTCATATTCAAATTATGTAATAAGGTATTCTATCAACTAGCATTAAAGAAAATCCTCAGTGATATTCTCGATAACACAGTAATAGTGTATTCTTAATGGTAATGTTACTGCTTACTGCTACTATCAACTCTGAGAACaatttatcagcttttttattattttaaataatttttattaaaatgattttatttaaaattggctaaattttattttaaatagggcTGTCAAAATCGTTTGATAATTTTGTAAGCATCATTGGATGATCTAAAAAACGGCCATGTCCGAACATGGCCATCTCCGGGATATCTGCCAAGAGGActgtactccacagggtataagaaaatggccgcatgccgtattaaacgaaccaccatGAAGAGATGGTacgagtcaaaaaatgacaaaccaaccttaggagcctctatatcgcataacctataaatggaaacagTGGGAAAATTCTGAAAGTGactgttttcacaattaaattttgttaaaactataaaactagacaacaccccacactgtcccacgaagagaccacaatttcattcaGTCAGCGTATACAattccctccggagaacggggcgcatttctccctccaattAACTAGGGCCCAGGTAGGTGTATTCCTGCTAACCCATAGATGTTGCTactgaaaggacttcagcggatggactgaaggggaattacgctggaattactaggctcaaaagcatAGTCTCCCatggtcagaaccagtaaataaatttcacactgGTCAATACGGATAGGAATGCAAATTACcaaatctgtccataaataaaacttaaaattaataaccacCACTACATAAACTATGAAACccacccgataatagaaagatacagcaacaACGAACATTGTCCAGGCTCCGTGATCTGCAGGGAGAAATATcaaaactcccgccattcttgcgttccgttccaatataaaagtaaacaatatcttttttaatgattcaccaaaactttgaaaaatattaagacacatcaagtaaaatatgaaaaatgatttcaagaaaaaatgtatatttatatatacttggAATTATAAATACTAACATCCAATTATAATTACTGTCCTTTTTATGAAATGAATGCATATTCCAGATGAAAGAAAAAGATGCTGCCATAGAAGTTgacaaaatatagttttataatatgaatgagatatatttataaaattaataaatatataataagtattttaaaataatgttaaatttaatcactacaaattccttttggaaaaataaattcaatgaacAGCATGACAAAACTtgaacacattaaaattattaaatggctTTCATATCAGAAATCAggtgaatcatttaaaaaatataaaaaaaagaaatacgacTTATAGATTAAAGTACATAATTAATATTGTCTTATCGGACAAAGAGTATTTTTATTGCTAAACAGTAATTTTGAAAGAGctgtaattatcaaaatataacctCGCCATCCATTATTTTAACACACCATTTTTTTCTGGGGTTTACTTCTCACCATGTATAGATTTGAAGTTCATTTGCAGGTACATTTCCTCCACGATATTCCATAATATTGTTATGACGACCAGTACAGCAAAACACCCTCAACAGTAAGGGACATGTCTAAAAAacatagagaaaaaatatataatgtttacagtatgctaaaattattatttttgtaccaaATCTGTTCAAATGAAGTAAAAAGTTTCCTCAAAGCAGGCCAACTGATTTAAGCATATATAAGTATTCTACAAAACTTAACTAGTAAAAGATTAATGAGTTCATTTTTTAAGCATTAGACCTAGTTAttcgtaaaaaaagaagaatttgtaGTCATATTTCCCAAATAACTCTGgagaactttaaaataaaacggatacttaaatatgataaatagataaaaaaatattaaaagatattttttatagcaattcaaaaaaatagcttgttttacattactgtatggtACCTTTTCTCTGTCAACTGGTTTTTCAGGCTCAACTAAACGTTCTTCAACTCTAACCATAGATTCAAGCGTTCCCGTTGCCATTTCTaacctgattattattattttattttatacaaacaaaaacctCACGCAAGAGACAGCACTAACAGGCAAACATTACATCCACGGCTGACTTTATATTGTACATAACAGTCTTAATATCGTAAAGCCAGCATCATTTATTCTGTTTGAAgtccttcaaaatttaaaacttacaataaattcaatatattcatatatttttattgctattgattgttttatgtttattagattaatttcaggtggataataaaaaacttaatgataCAACGACCGGTGACAGAAATTACTGTAGCCTTGAGTCAACTGCACGCTATACAGCAGTTTTGTAACCTCTAAAATGTTGGTGCTATTGAGCAtgtattttaatcgattttaatattatttccttattttgtggatacattttcttaacatttaactATGGAAGATCTAGGAGAAGAGGTAAGATTAAAATCATAAactttaactattgttttttatgaacttttttcagtACTGGAGTTTagttttgacagtttttttttcaaaaatactcggcagctttttgaaattgaaagaaacttttttcctcttttactttttattgtttagttataattttttaagtggattccgaattttcttaataaaaaaaaaattttggcacAAAAATGTTTGTTCTAGATAAATGTAGACGTGacttgtcaaaatttcaaaagttttcatTGATTGGATATCTTTTAAAACACTCgttatttctcataaaaaactGCACTGTTTTAGTGCTGTAGCATTATATTGCGTTTTTTGGTTTTATGACCTATTCGAATTCGTATCAATTACTTATAACAGACTTCGTTCGTATCAAGCTTGAACATGGCTATGTATTAGTATAAATAACGTATttgtcaatatatatttttaaaatttccatttgaaTTTATGAGTAATAACAAAGGCAAGTTATTTGTGAATAGTgcaaactgattaaaatttatttggttttatgagTACCatgtttttagaaaagaaaagactttgttatatacatttataaaattaccaaATACATGGCAAGAAATAAACAAGGATTACAGTGTTGAATAGcaagttttttgtgtttaaacaaGTTAGGAATTGTCATATTTCATTTctgtaactaaaattttataaaataaagaaagtaatgttTTGTCTCTTTTTTATTTAGACACAGTTTGTGGTTGATGAagttagtaatataataaaagaagctATAGAAGAATGCATTGGTGGTAATGCTTATCAACAGGTCAGAGTAAATCAGTGGACATCTGCTGTTGTTGAATCATGCCTTGGTGCCCTAACCAAGCTCCAAAAACCCTTCAAATATATTGgtaatgtattaattatgtaatcaattccagtaataaaaaaataaatgttgtgttgattttaacttaattatattattaaataataatattcctgTTACTGGCAATGATAACATGAAAGCATTTTTCACCCtccaaaagaaaatacaaatttagagACATATtttactcatcaaagtttagaaagctcaattGACTTGTAGGGTGGTGGCTAGATTGCTAGACTGTTGCCCAGCATGACTTCATTGATGTCATGGATTTCTTGCTACCATGATATTCTTTCAGAGTACACTATTGCAGTTTGCACACACTACTTCAAACATGCACAGGTAACATATAGATATTCTGTATCTATGTGTTTAATCTTTTTGAACTTTGATGACTAAGTTGTTTACACTATGATATGCACTTACAAATTTAACTGTGTAGCTTATCCTAGATGTTTTGatgtattaatgataatataatgaacATTGCATTTCTTTAATTGCATCAAAGTGTAATCTTTATTCAAATTCATGCTTTTGcggataataattttaacaaatcactgttaaatataataatatataaggaaAGCAGTTTAGTTTTCATCTAAATCTAATCCCCTGAGTTTAATCCTGAATATGGCAAATATTGTAGCTGTGATGTTTACTGTCAGTGTAGCAGTAATGTCATGTTTGCAACATTCATAACAAGGTTTCATTCGTACAATTGCTATTAGCCAGGATAATAGTAAAGAGTTGTACACATGTTCATATATacagttgtaaaatatatataggtaGCTCCAGACTATCAGAAGTTGATATTaagaattactttataaaataattttctcttgagggctttttttaatgaatattgggtacattaacgccactgcagcta
This DNA window, taken from Lycorma delicatula isolate Av1 chromosome 7, ASM4794821v1, whole genome shotgun sequence, encodes the following:
- the Bin1 gene encoding histone deacetylase complex subunit SAP18, whose product is MATGTLESMVRVEERLVEPEKPVDREKTCPLLLRVFCCTGRHNNIMEYRGGNVPANELQIYTWMDATLRELTSLVKEVNPEARRKGTTFDFSLVFPNPATSGYRFREIGTTVSGQKGPYDSKTLSQLRFTIGDYLDVCITPPSRVPPPMMRRMRPY
- the Dlc90F gene encoding dynein light chain 90F codes for the protein MEDLGEETQFVVDEVSNIIKEAIEECIGGNAYQQVRVNQWTSAVVESCLGALTKLQKPFKYIVTCTIMQKNGAGLHTASSCFWDNSTDGSCTVRWENKTMYCIVSVFGLAI